One segment of Geomonas ferrireducens DNA contains the following:
- a CDS encoding chemotaxis protein CheX, producing MISAAILELLNTTQEQLVEYLDGDVREIFSTMVGVELPSSTPVEAVTKFTDCVTAMVGLAGSYNGMIAIHAEQATALSFASQMLGMEITECDDDVRDALGEVANMIGGSFKHHFVANGHEVRLSTPSVMSGSEYVLSMGAAPDTLTLAFGEGPGHFLVCVYLERAT from the coding sequence ATGATAAGCGCTGCCATTCTGGAACTGTTGAACACGACACAAGAACAGTTGGTCGAGTATCTCGACGGGGACGTCCGGGAGATCTTTTCGACCATGGTGGGTGTGGAGCTGCCGTCCTCCACTCCGGTGGAAGCCGTGACGAAGTTCACCGACTGCGTGACGGCTATGGTCGGTCTCGCCGGGAGCTACAACGGCATGATCGCCATCCACGCGGAGCAGGCGACGGCGCTGTCGTTCGCCTCGCAGATGCTGGGCATGGAGATCACCGAGTGCGACGATGACGTGCGCGACGCGCTCGGTGAAGTCGCCAACATGATTGGGGGGTCCTTCAAGCACCACTTCGTTGCCAACGGTCACGAGGTGCGCCTGTCGACCCCTTCGGTGATGTCGGGCAGCGAGTACGTCCTCAGCATGGGGGCGGCGCCGGATACCCTCACCCTTGCCTTCGGGGAGGGGCCGGGACATTTCCTTGTCTGCGTCTACCTCGAAAGGGCGACTTAG
- a CDS encoding PilZ domain-containing protein, giving the protein MPAVLAIAYDDQSRAALAANPVAYGSCAVPCASFREAQEHALVRSFSGILVDLVTMVKAKDEEKVIAHTLTELYPTLRVKSMGNMLIPMIMPGNAKQDSNLKDFFFKTCAAFTARPLRQHRRRDISLPVLVGDERGATLNLSWGGAFILSMHPERYQAGEEISVTLMPSHDVSVTAQAVVVRIQPWGERRLPGIGIAFGELTEELHEALLALLRVPKDEDRDKLVT; this is encoded by the coding sequence GTGCCCGCAGTGCTGGCCATCGCTTACGATGACCAGTCGAGAGCGGCGCTGGCGGCGAACCCGGTCGCGTACGGATCGTGTGCCGTTCCCTGCGCTTCTTTCAGGGAGGCCCAGGAGCATGCACTGGTCCGTAGTTTCAGCGGGATACTCGTCGACCTGGTGACCATGGTTAAGGCGAAGGACGAGGAGAAGGTGATCGCCCACACCCTGACCGAGCTCTACCCGACCCTCCGTGTGAAGTCGATGGGGAACATGCTGATCCCGATGATCATGCCGGGAAACGCGAAGCAGGACAGCAACCTCAAGGACTTCTTTTTTAAGACCTGCGCGGCGTTCACCGCGAGGCCCCTCAGGCAGCACCGGCGCCGGGATATCTCGCTTCCGGTCCTCGTTGGGGATGAGCGTGGCGCTACGCTGAACCTTTCCTGGGGGGGCGCCTTCATCCTCTCGATGCATCCGGAGCGCTACCAGGCGGGGGAGGAGATCAGCGTCACCTTGATGCCGAGTCATGATGTCAGCGTCACAGCACAGGCGGTTGTTGTACGCATTCAACCTTGGGGGGAGCGGCGTCTGCCGGGGATAGGAATTGCTTTTGGCGAGTTGACCGAGGAACTGCACGAGGCGCTGCTCGCCTTGCTGAGGGTTCCAAAAGACGAAGACCGGGACAAACTGGTCACATAG
- a CDS encoding acetate uptake transporter gives MSDVKLGNPAVVGLAGFGMTTFVLQCHNLGWCGIAPVLWLGLCFGGTAQLIAGLMEFRTNNNFGFCAFTGYGAFWISLCLMIIFGKSPELAKSYPTLAFSATDLGFYLVAWTIFTFILFIASMKHHATLAFIFLTLLLGFIGLDVKEFTGSALAGTFAAYDLLICAFSALYLMAVGVYAESGIKLPVGEAWLKDAEPSEVLAAEKVKA, from the coding sequence ATGAGTGATGTGAAACTGGGAAATCCCGCGGTGGTCGGCCTTGCCGGCTTCGGAATGACGACTTTCGTGCTGCAATGCCACAACCTCGGTTGGTGCGGTATCGCCCCCGTGCTCTGGCTCGGGCTCTGTTTCGGCGGTACGGCGCAGCTGATCGCGGGCCTGATGGAGTTCAGAACCAACAACAACTTCGGGTTCTGCGCCTTCACCGGCTACGGCGCCTTCTGGATCTCGCTGTGCCTGATGATCATCTTCGGGAAGAGCCCCGAACTGGCGAAATCCTATCCGACCCTCGCCTTCAGCGCGACTGACCTCGGCTTCTACCTCGTGGCCTGGACCATCTTCACCTTCATCCTCTTCATCGCATCGATGAAACACCACGCAACGCTTGCGTTCATCTTCCTCACCCTGCTTCTGGGCTTCATCGGCCTTGACGTGAAAGAGTTCACCGGCAGCGCCCTCGCCGGGACCTTCGCCGCTTACGACCTGCTCATCTGCGCATTCTCCGCGCTTTACCTGATGGCGGTAGGCGTGTACGCCGAGTCCGGCATCAAGCTGCCGGTGGGCGAGGCATGGCTCAAAGACGCCGAGCCTTCCGAAGTCCTCGCGGCTGAGAAGGTGAAGGCGTAA